Part of the Ochrobactrum sp. Marseille-Q0166 genome is shown below.
TCAGTCGCCGCGGCATGCTTCTCGGAGGGGCAGCTGCATTGACCTTGCCAATGATCAATCAGAAAGCATGGGCAAAAGACAGTCTGGTGGTGGCAGATCCCGGTGGACCATTCGCAGAAGGCTATCGCGTGGCTTTTTACGATGATTTTACCGCAGAAACCGGGATAGAAATCCAGAGTGTTGCGCGCGATGCTGAACCAACAGCTCAGTTTAAGTCAATCGTGGAAACCGGCTCTTATATCTGGGATGTTTGTACCTCGACGCTTTCTGCTCGCCTCATTCTAGAGCGGGATGGATTGCTTGAACCTCTCGACATTCCTGCGGCAGATGTCGTTGATGTGATGCCTGAGGCCGTGCATTCCAATATGCTTGGCACGGATGTTTATTCAACGGTTCTCGCCTACAATAAGGAAACCTGTCCAAAAGCTCCGACGAGCTGGGCTGATTTCTGGAAAGTCGAGGAATTTCCGGGACGTCGTTCTTTGCGGAAGAACCCGCTCGACACGCTGGAAATTGCCCTTATGGCTGATGGGGTCGCTCCGCAGGATCTTTATCCGCTTGATCTCGACCGTGCGTTCCGCAAGCTTGATGAGATTAAGGATCATATCGACGTTTGGT
Proteins encoded:
- a CDS encoding ABC transporter substrate-binding protein, yielding MKKSTFEVSRRGMLLGGAAALTLPMINQKAWAKDSLVVADPGGPFAEGYRVAFYDDFTAETGIEIQSVARDAEPTAQFKSIVETGSYIWDVCTSTLSARLILERDGLLEPLDIPAADVVDVMPEAVHSNMLGTDVYSTVLAYNKETCPKAPTSWADFWKVEEFPGRRSLRKNPLDTLEIALMADGVAPQDLYPLDLDRAFRKLDEIKDHIDVWWTGGAQSTQLLESGEVDMIAGWNARFQAAIDNGTPAEIVWNQGLYSIEGWVAPKGSPKADLARKFIAFCAQAKQQAKFTEYLAYGPTNLKAYDFIAPDRAAILPTAPQNLSKMTLASDPYWLEHRNAATERFNGWLLH